A portion of the Streptomyces sp. YPW6 genome contains these proteins:
- a CDS encoding NAD(P)/FAD-dependent oxidoreductase, producing MRQQRYDVVIVGGGAAGLSGALTLARARRSVLVIDAGEPRNAPASHIHNYLGRESTPPAELLAIGRGEAAGYGAEIVEGRVASAERLPGDGDGGQGFRVVTEDGRSVEARRLLVTTGLVDELPSVPGLAERWGREVLHCPYCHGREVADRPIGVLATGPLAVHQALMWRQWSDDVTLFLHTGPEPTEEEYEQLAARGVAVVDGEVAGLEIADDRFTGVRLASGRVVPREALVVQARFVARSAVLESLGLKPVPQEMGGVVIGSYIPADPTGATEVPGVWAAGNVTRLTEQVIGAAAAGLMAGGAVNGDLIAEDTRLAVAARRA from the coding sequence ATGAGGCAGCAGCGGTACGACGTGGTGATCGTGGGCGGCGGGGCGGCCGGCCTGAGCGGGGCGCTGACCCTGGCGCGGGCCCGGCGCTCGGTGCTGGTGATCGACGCGGGCGAGCCCCGCAACGCCCCCGCCTCCCACATCCACAACTACCTGGGCCGCGAGTCGACCCCGCCCGCTGAGCTGCTGGCGATCGGCCGGGGTGAGGCTGCGGGGTACGGGGCGGAGATCGTCGAGGGCCGGGTTGCCTCGGCCGAGCGGCTGCCCGGGGACGGGGACGGGGGCCAGGGCTTCCGGGTGGTGACCGAGGACGGCCGGAGCGTCGAGGCGCGGCGGCTGCTGGTGACGACGGGGCTCGTCGACGAGCTGCCGTCCGTGCCGGGCCTTGCGGAGCGGTGGGGGCGGGAGGTGCTGCACTGCCCGTACTGCCACGGCCGTGAGGTCGCCGACCGCCCGATCGGGGTGCTCGCCACCGGCCCGCTCGCCGTGCACCAGGCGCTGATGTGGCGGCAGTGGAGCGACGACGTGACCCTCTTCCTGCACACGGGTCCCGAGCCCACGGAGGAGGAGTACGAGCAGCTGGCGGCCCGGGGTGTCGCGGTCGTGGACGGCGAGGTGGCGGGACTGGAGATCGCGGACGACCGGTTCACCGGCGTCCGGCTGGCGTCCGGCCGGGTGGTCCCGCGCGAGGCCCTGGTGGTCCAGGCCCGGTTCGTCGCCCGCTCGGCGGTCCTGGAGTCCCTGGGGCTGAAGCCCGTACCGCAGGAGATGGGCGGGGTGGTGATCGGCTCGTACATCCCGGCCGACCCGACCGGTGCGACGGAGGTCCCCGGGGTCTGGGCGGCGGGCAACGTCACCCGCCTCACCGAGCAGGTGATCGGCGCCGCCGCCGCGGGCCTCATGGCTGGGGGCGCGGTCAACGGCGACCTGATCGCCGAGGACACGCGGCTGGCGGTGGCGGCCCGGCGGGCGTAG
- a CDS encoding ATP-binding protein, translating to MNEATQLPYFRAAFYCRDRRSIPVVRKFAHRALVEWECEQRADDVLLCVTELATNALRHGVPPGRGFKLHIYLERVEGVIRAELHDSGGGVVRAADGPPEADDEGGRGLLLVAALADKWGVAERNPGKIVWCEFSIV from the coding sequence ATGAACGAGGCAACCCAACTCCCGTACTTCCGCGCCGCCTTCTACTGCCGTGACCGCAGGTCGATCCCCGTCGTACGCAAGTTCGCCCACAGGGCGCTGGTCGAGTGGGAGTGCGAGCAGCGGGCCGACGATGTGCTGCTCTGCGTGACCGAGCTGGCGACCAACGCGCTCCGCCACGGAGTGCCGCCGGGGCGTGGCTTCAAGCTCCACATCTACCTGGAGCGGGTCGAGGGCGTCATCCGTGCCGAGCTGCACGACAGCGGAGGCGGTGTCGTGCGCGCGGCGGACGGGCCGCCGGAAGCCGACGACGAGGGCGGGCGCGGGCTGCTGCTCGTCGCGGCGCTGGCCGACAAGTGGGGCGTGGCGGAGCGGAACCCCGGCAAGATCGTGTGGTGCGAGTTCAGCATCGTATGA
- a CDS encoding DUF397 domain-containing protein — MSRAAHPAPGPTALHWFKSSYSNGDGGNCIEVAYHWRKSSYSNGDGGACVEIAAHPAAVHIRDSKVTDGPVLTVEPAAWSAFVHGSSAV; from the coding sequence ATGTCCCGCGCCGCACACCCCGCCCCCGGTCCTACCGCCCTCCACTGGTTCAAGTCGAGCTACAGCAACGGTGACGGCGGCAACTGCATCGAAGTCGCCTACCACTGGCGCAAGTCCAGCTACAGCAACGGTGACGGCGGAGCCTGCGTCGAAATCGCCGCCCACCCCGCCGCCGTCCACATCCGCGACTCCAAAGTGACCGACGGCCCCGTCCTCACCGTCGAGCCCGCCGCCTGGAGCGCCTTCGTCCACGGCAGCTCAGCCGTCTGA
- a CDS encoding AraC family transcriptional regulator, producing the protein MLERLNDAMEHIEGRLGERIEAADLARIAMTSEYHFRRMFSALAGLPLSEYIRRRRMTVAGAEVLGDRDRPLLDVAVRYGYATGEGFARAFRAVHGVGPGEARRTGAPLRSQQRLTFRLVVEGSSAMRYSLVEKDAFRVVGRKARVPLVHEGPNPAIAEFIRGLGREELDRIAALSDQEPAGIVGVSDQLDPSRAEGTELDYYHAVVTGAEAPEGMDALDVPAGTWAVFESEGAFPQALQYLWRDVFTQWFPSNPYVSRPGPEILRVRLTENGKRAEAELWIPVERSAAG; encoded by the coding sequence GTGCTGGAACGGCTGAACGACGCCATGGAGCACATCGAGGGCCGTCTCGGTGAGCGCATCGAAGCTGCGGACCTCGCCCGGATCGCGATGACGTCGGAGTACCACTTCCGCCGGATGTTCTCCGCGCTGGCGGGGCTCCCGCTGTCGGAGTACATCCGCCGCCGCCGGATGACCGTCGCGGGAGCGGAGGTGCTCGGTGACCGCGATCGTCCGCTGCTGGACGTCGCGGTGCGGTACGGCTACGCAACGGGGGAGGGCTTCGCCCGCGCGTTCCGGGCCGTCCACGGCGTCGGCCCCGGCGAGGCGCGGCGCACGGGCGCGCCTCTGCGGTCCCAGCAGCGGCTGACCTTCCGACTCGTCGTCGAAGGGAGTAGCGCCATGCGCTACAGCTTGGTGGAGAAGGACGCGTTCCGGGTGGTCGGGAGGAAGGCCCGCGTCCCGCTCGTCCACGAGGGACCGAATCCGGCCATCGCGGAGTTCATCCGGGGCCTCGGCCGTGAGGAGCTGGACCGCATCGCGGCCCTCTCGGACCAGGAGCCGGCGGGCATCGTCGGGGTGAGCGACCAGCTCGACCCGAGCCGCGCGGAGGGCACCGAACTCGACTACTACCACGCGGTGGTGACCGGCGCTGAGGCTCCGGAAGGCATGGACGCCCTGGACGTACCGGCCGGCACATGGGCGGTCTTCGAGAGCGAAGGCGCGTTCCCGCAGGCCCTCCAGTACCTCTGGCGGGATGTGTTCACGCAGTGGTTCCCCTCGAACCCGTACGTGTCGCGGCCCGGCCCGGAGATCCTCCGGGTGCGGCTGACGGAGAACGGGAAGCGGGCGGAAGCGGAGCTGTGGATCCCGGTGGAGCGGTCGGCCGCCGGCTGA
- a CDS encoding YdcF family protein, with amino-acid sequence MLAFAPAALLFLVFCVSVLHDRRKFSNAVVLGLAVLCALAAALYRLVSSKSPSVPYVVGALVALGTVALLVLVCFLFLNGVRMLRKEGRSPAHLLSLLAAFAVLGVVALLVAAAVLQTPVLIGAATAAGGLAVYFSFLFLCFVCYAFLYGRLQVRRKADFVVVLGSGLAGGTTVPPLLASRLKRGREVHERISRRGGSPVLITSGGQGPDEDLPESHAMADRLVAEGFPADLVEREDRSRNTEENLRFSKEIMEAAKPGYRCVVVTNNYHAFRAALTARRVRIRGQVVGAPTAAYFWPNAMLREFTAILVDYRRSNAVMCLLIVLGGVAAWWASRA; translated from the coding sequence ATGCTCGCCTTCGCCCCCGCGGCGCTCCTCTTCCTCGTCTTCTGCGTGAGCGTGCTGCACGACCGACGCAAGTTCAGCAACGCCGTCGTCCTGGGGCTCGCCGTGCTCTGCGCGCTGGCCGCCGCGCTGTACCGGCTGGTCAGCTCCAAGTCGCCCTCAGTCCCCTACGTCGTCGGGGCGTTGGTGGCCCTGGGGACGGTGGCCCTGCTCGTGCTGGTGTGCTTCCTCTTCCTCAACGGCGTACGCATGCTGCGCAAGGAGGGCCGGAGCCCGGCCCATCTCCTGTCGCTGCTGGCCGCGTTCGCCGTCCTCGGCGTGGTCGCCCTGCTGGTGGCGGCCGCCGTGCTGCAGACTCCGGTGCTGATCGGAGCGGCGACGGCCGCGGGCGGGCTGGCGGTCTACTTCTCGTTCCTGTTCCTGTGCTTCGTGTGCTACGCGTTCCTGTACGGGCGGCTCCAGGTGCGCCGGAAGGCCGACTTCGTGGTGGTGCTGGGCTCGGGGCTGGCCGGGGGGACCACCGTGCCGCCGCTGCTCGCGAGCCGCCTGAAGCGGGGGCGCGAGGTGCACGAGCGGATCTCCCGCCGCGGTGGTTCGCCCGTGCTGATCACCTCGGGCGGGCAGGGGCCCGACGAGGACCTGCCGGAGTCCCACGCCATGGCCGACCGCCTGGTGGCCGAGGGGTTCCCGGCCGATCTCGTCGAACGGGAGGACCGCTCGCGGAACACCGAGGAGAACCTGCGCTTCAGCAAGGAGATCATGGAGGCCGCCAAGCCCGGCTACCGGTGCGTCGTCGTCACGAACAACTACCACGCCTTCCGGGCCGCGCTCACCGCCCGGCGGGTCCGGATCCGGGGACAGGTGGTGGGTGCGCCGACCGCGGCGTACTTCTGGCCCAACGCGATGCTCCGTGAGTTCACCGCGATCCTCGTCGACTACCGGCGGAGCAACGCGGTGATGTGCCTGCTGATCGTTCTCGGCGGGGTGGCCGCCTGGTGGGCGAGTCGGGCATAG
- a CDS encoding FlgD immunoglobulin-like domain containing protein — protein sequence MSRHLYSISNDRTRRTGRAAGAAAITVALAAGLFTALPATAHAAEAAEVLIPAPDAYGEGPEKILSTGRYGVLHREGGDYLWTNSYNRQTKVVTELASVPEKLIVAGHDEHNRATYTQQRADGGTDVVRVGIEDPRFSGTLTVPAGYLNLRFAAGWVVATVDKGDGTYEMRVARGGAASQDPVVKLPAGATTGAEPEVLGGQGSEILVGYRLADGSRGYGLVTAYDGRLKPLPVTGNASSFRLTQTTVSWFSRDGSGGQGVRVLPRSATGTPQVVPLDTGSPDSEVSSFVVRDNIVWHEGLGGPLRLTPITGVDTERTLLDTVEFAQLRAEGDGDVMTLGKDADGKRAIHMFSQDGSGTVFDLVMREVPKVKTADGEIGALSLDRGRLRYVNSLTGTDTLHGQGVGTGLDPAEGARLADFPGLAAGRFADGTDEGLARLLTDPGTGKDTLVTGDDPDRPSEGMALPGTDGRILDASPEFVLYQAGNRQYVIDTTRDLVVRDQPVQGAVLDGDRLIKSAPNKPGRVNVVDPRSGRATGSHDLGVDCVPSELQHSGTLVYWSCASQDAAGVYDTATHRDYPAPVSGVLLGDRFLAAREESGALRLTALRSDGSTGDLGTVTGLKSPAQGDGRGTTWTLDPAAGKLAWVGTDDTVHVTAPQQEVSPLRVAHSAVPDSADGAWQAAWWLSKPAASWKVTLVRRSTGETVRTWTGEDTRGTVRVDWNGTSDSGGAVPTGGYTWRLTAAPADGSGADATASGTLRVTAG from the coding sequence GTGTCCCGACACCTGTACAGCATCAGCAACGACCGCACGCGCCGCACCGGGCGTGCCGCAGGGGCGGCCGCGATCACGGTGGCCCTGGCCGCGGGGCTCTTCACCGCACTGCCGGCCACGGCGCACGCCGCGGAGGCCGCGGAGGTCCTGATACCCGCGCCCGACGCCTACGGCGAAGGACCGGAGAAGATCCTCTCGACCGGCAGGTACGGCGTCCTGCACCGCGAGGGCGGCGACTACCTCTGGACGAACTCGTACAACCGGCAGACCAAGGTCGTCACCGAGCTCGCCTCCGTACCGGAGAAGCTGATCGTGGCGGGCCACGACGAGCACAACCGGGCGACCTACACCCAGCAGCGCGCGGACGGCGGAACCGACGTCGTGCGGGTCGGCATCGAGGACCCGCGCTTCAGCGGCACCCTCACGGTGCCCGCCGGATATCTCAACCTCCGCTTCGCGGCCGGGTGGGTGGTGGCCACGGTCGACAAGGGCGACGGGACGTACGAGATGCGGGTGGCCCGGGGCGGGGCCGCCTCGCAGGACCCCGTGGTGAAACTGCCCGCGGGGGCCACCACGGGCGCCGAGCCGGAGGTGCTCGGCGGCCAGGGCAGCGAGATCCTCGTCGGCTACCGTCTCGCGGACGGCTCGCGGGGCTACGGCCTGGTGACCGCCTACGACGGCCGGCTGAAGCCGCTGCCGGTGACCGGGAACGCGAGCAGTTTCCGTCTCACCCAGACGACCGTGAGCTGGTTCTCGCGCGACGGCAGCGGCGGTCAGGGCGTCCGCGTCCTGCCGCGCAGCGCCACGGGCACGCCCCAGGTCGTCCCGCTGGACACCGGGTCCCCGGACAGCGAGGTCAGCTCGTTCGTGGTGCGGGACAACATCGTCTGGCACGAGGGCCTCGGCGGCCCGCTGCGGCTCACCCCCATCACCGGCGTGGACACCGAGCGCACGCTCCTGGACACGGTGGAGTTCGCCCAGCTCCGCGCGGAGGGCGACGGGGACGTCATGACGCTGGGCAAGGACGCCGACGGCAAGCGAGCCATCCACATGTTCAGCCAGGACGGCAGCGGTACGGTCTTCGACCTGGTGATGCGGGAGGTGCCGAAGGTCAAGACGGCGGACGGCGAGATCGGCGCGCTGAGCCTCGACCGGGGGCGGCTGCGGTACGTCAACTCGCTGACCGGCACGGACACGCTGCACGGCCAGGGTGTCGGAACCGGCCTCGACCCGGCGGAGGGCGCACGCCTCGCCGACTTCCCCGGCCTCGCGGCCGGTCGCTTCGCCGACGGTACGGACGAGGGGCTGGCCCGGCTGCTCACCGACCCCGGCACCGGCAAGGACACCCTGGTGACGGGCGACGACCCGGACCGGCCGTCCGAGGGCATGGCCCTGCCGGGCACGGACGGCCGTATCCTCGACGCCTCACCGGAGTTCGTGCTGTACCAGGCGGGCAACCGGCAGTACGTCATCGACACCACCCGCGACCTCGTCGTCCGCGACCAGCCGGTACAGGGCGCGGTGCTCGACGGGGACCGGCTGATCAAGTCGGCCCCGAACAAGCCCGGCAGGGTGAACGTGGTCGACCCGCGCTCCGGGCGGGCGACCGGGAGCCACGACCTCGGCGTCGACTGCGTGCCGAGCGAACTCCAGCACAGCGGCACCCTGGTGTACTGGAGCTGCGCTTCGCAGGACGCGGCGGGCGTGTACGACACGGCGACCCACCGCGACTACCCCGCCCCCGTCTCCGGGGTCCTGCTGGGCGACCGCTTCCTGGCCGCGCGCGAGGAGTCCGGTGCGCTGCGCCTCACCGCTCTGCGGTCCGACGGCTCCACCGGCGACCTCGGGACCGTGACCGGCCTGAAGTCCCCCGCGCAGGGCGACGGCCGCGGCACCACCTGGACGCTGGACCCGGCGGCGGGCAAGCTCGCCTGGGTGGGGACGGACGACACCGTTCACGTCACCGCCCCGCAGCAGGAGGTCTCCCCGCTGCGCGTCGCCCACTCCGCCGTCCCCGACAGCGCGGACGGCGCATGGCAGGCCGCCTGGTGGCTGTCCAAGCCCGCCGCTTCCTGGAAGGTGACGCTGGTGCGCCGCTCGACCGGTGAGACCGTCCGCACCTGGACGGGCGAGGACACGCGCGGCACGGTCCGGGTCGACTGGAACGGCACGTCCGACTCCGGAGGCGCGGTCCCGACGGGTGGCTACACCTGGCGGCTGACGGCGGCGCCGGCGGACGGTTCGGGCGCGGACGCCACGGCGTCGGGCACCCTGCGGGTCACGGCGGGCTGA
- a CDS encoding glycoside hydrolase family 3 N-terminal domain-containing protein gives MSRIPYTRPRKGRSRPATAAFAAAAVLATLLAGSATGPAAAADEPAPVLIDRFEGEVPLGNTPPADAIFTWGGDADDHPQLKLARRADAPEGEQVLEGSYDISAYGGFSHEFAVDTPPQDWTAHRGIRFWWYGQNTAPLPPGSGKRVNFEIKDGGANGGASELWTTSFTDDWEGWHLVEIPFADFVYRADYQPVGGIDQVLGLNEMWGYALTLPGGAPGAFALDAVELYGKADPALTASVVTDTAVRPVQNGASAELTLSVATTGSVPTEEPVTITYATEGGTAEPGEDYTPVTGSHTFPAGTASGTSHKVTVRTAKATEPAEAKTIPLELTVTGAKAPRENPQVVIDAHGLPYQNAGLPVKQRVADLLGRLSLAEKAGQMTQAERNALRTPGDIAAYDLGSLLSGGGSVPTPNTAAAWARMVDAYQLRAQATRFQIPLIYGVDAVHGHNNVVGATIMPHNIGIGAGRDPKSAERTGAITAKEVRATGVPWDFAPCVCVTRDERWGRSYEAFGEDPALVEAMETVIKGMQGSPSGKDLHRNDKVLGSAKHFVGDGGTGYGSSTTGSYTTDQGITKVTREELEAVHLSPFAESVKRGVGTIMPSYSSLDILGDGRGPVKMHANAEMINGVLKDRMGFEGFVISDWQAIDQIPGDYPSDVRTSVNAGLDMIMVPTAYQDFTRTLKDEVTAGRISEARIDDAVARILTQKFRLGLFEKPYADTTHLGEVGSAGHRAVAREAVAKSQVLLKNDGAVLPLKPDQKVYVAGSNADDIGNQAGGWTISWQGSSGGITPGTTILEGMRKAAKNPDSVTYSKDASAATDGYDVGVVVVGETPYAEGIGDVGNGHDLELTAADKAAVDTVCAAMKCAVLIVSGRPQLIGDRLGDMDALVASWLPGSEGDGVADVLYGKRAFTGQLPVTWPKSEDQLPINVGDAAYDPQFPYGWGLTTLKKPPAGGELTLTALAVAARVAEKAKLGKTPAGRAIVDRARLLVQQKIGGTFGQAVAKPFAEADHLLLTGDLTGAVAKLRTAYRAA, from the coding sequence ATGTCCCGCATTCCGTACACCCGCCCCCGCAAGGGCAGAAGCAGACCCGCGACGGCCGCCTTCGCCGCCGCTGCCGTCCTGGCCACCCTGCTCGCCGGGTCGGCCACCGGCCCCGCGGCCGCCGCCGACGAACCCGCCCCCGTCCTCATCGACCGCTTCGAGGGCGAGGTGCCGCTCGGCAACACCCCGCCGGCCGACGCCATCTTCACCTGGGGCGGCGACGCGGACGACCATCCGCAGCTGAAGCTGGCGAGACGCGCGGACGCCCCCGAGGGCGAGCAGGTCCTCGAAGGCTCCTACGACATCAGCGCCTACGGCGGGTTCAGCCACGAGTTCGCCGTGGACACCCCGCCGCAGGACTGGACCGCCCACCGAGGCATCCGCTTCTGGTGGTACGGCCAGAACACCGCACCCCTGCCGCCCGGTTCGGGCAAGCGCGTCAACTTCGAGATCAAGGACGGCGGCGCCAACGGCGGTGCGTCCGAGCTCTGGACCACGTCCTTCACCGACGACTGGGAGGGCTGGCACCTCGTCGAGATCCCCTTCGCGGACTTCGTCTACCGGGCCGACTACCAGCCCGTCGGCGGCATCGACCAGGTCCTCGGCCTCAATGAGATGTGGGGCTACGCCCTCACCCTGCCCGGCGGCGCACCCGGCGCGTTCGCCCTGGACGCCGTCGAGCTGTACGGCAAGGCGGACCCGGCGCTCACCGCGAGCGTGGTCACCGACACGGCCGTACGCCCGGTGCAGAACGGGGCGAGCGCGGAGCTGACGCTCTCCGTCGCCACCACCGGCTCCGTCCCCACCGAGGAGCCCGTCACCATCACGTACGCCACCGAGGGCGGCACGGCCGAGCCGGGCGAGGACTACACCCCGGTCACCGGCAGCCACACCTTCCCGGCCGGCACCGCGTCCGGGACGAGCCACAAGGTCACCGTCCGCACGGCGAAGGCGACGGAGCCCGCCGAGGCGAAGACGATCCCCCTGGAGCTGACCGTCACCGGCGCGAAGGCCCCCCGGGAGAACCCGCAGGTCGTCATCGACGCCCACGGACTGCCGTACCAGAACGCCGGGCTGCCGGTGAAGCAGCGGGTCGCGGACCTGCTGGGACGTCTCTCGCTCGCCGAGAAGGCCGGCCAGATGACCCAGGCCGAGCGCAACGCGCTCCGCACCCCCGGTGACATCGCCGCCTACGACCTCGGCTCGCTGCTCTCCGGCGGCGGCTCGGTCCCCACCCCGAACACGGCCGCCGCCTGGGCCAGGATGGTCGACGCCTACCAGTTGCGCGCCCAGGCCACCCGCTTCCAGATCCCGCTGATCTACGGCGTGGACGCGGTGCACGGCCACAACAACGTCGTCGGCGCGACGATCATGCCGCACAACATCGGCATCGGCGCCGGCCGCGACCCGAAGAGCGCCGAGAGGACCGGTGCGATCACCGCCAAGGAGGTCCGCGCCACCGGCGTCCCGTGGGACTTCGCCCCCTGCGTCTGCGTCACCCGCGACGAACGCTGGGGCCGTTCGTACGAGGCGTTCGGCGAGGACCCGGCCCTCGTCGAGGCCATGGAGACGGTCATCAAGGGCATGCAGGGCAGCCCGTCCGGCAAGGACCTGCACCGCAACGACAAGGTCCTCGGCAGCGCCAAGCACTTCGTCGGCGACGGCGGCACCGGGTACGGCTCCTCCACCACCGGCTCGTACACGACCGACCAGGGCATCACCAAGGTCACCCGCGAGGAGCTGGAGGCGGTGCACCTGTCGCCGTTCGCGGAGTCGGTGAAGCGGGGTGTCGGCACGATCATGCCCTCGTACTCCTCCCTGGACATCCTGGGCGACGGCCGGGGCCCGGTGAAGATGCACGCCAACGCCGAGATGATCAACGGCGTCCTCAAGGACCGGATGGGCTTCGAGGGCTTCGTCATCAGCGACTGGCAGGCCATCGACCAGATCCCCGGCGACTACCCGAGCGACGTCCGCACGTCCGTCAACGCCGGACTCGACATGATCATGGTCCCGACCGCGTACCAGGACTTCACCAGGACGCTCAAGGACGAGGTGACGGCGGGCCGGATCAGCGAGGCCCGTATCGACGACGCGGTCGCCCGCATCCTCACCCAGAAGTTCCGCCTGGGCCTCTTCGAGAAGCCGTACGCGGACACCACCCACCTCGGTGAGGTCGGCTCGGCCGGACACCGCGCGGTGGCCCGTGAGGCGGTCGCGAAGTCCCAGGTCCTGCTGAAGAATGACGGGGCGGTCCTGCCCCTCAAGCCGGACCAGAAGGTGTACGTCGCCGGGTCCAACGCCGACGACATCGGCAACCAGGCCGGCGGCTGGACGATCAGCTGGCAGGGCTCCTCCGGCGGCATCACCCCGGGCACGACGATCCTGGAGGGAATGAGGAAGGCGGCGAAGAACCCGGACTCCGTGACGTACTCGAAGGACGCCTCGGCCGCCACGGACGGCTACGACGTCGGTGTGGTGGTCGTCGGCGAGACCCCGTACGCCGAGGGCATCGGGGACGTCGGCAACGGCCACGACCTGGAGCTGACGGCGGCCGACAAGGCGGCCGTGGACACGGTCTGCGCGGCCATGAAGTGCGCCGTCCTCATCGTCTCCGGCCGCCCGCAGCTCATCGGCGACCGGCTCGGGGACATGGACGCCCTGGTGGCCTCCTGGCTGCCGGGCTCCGAGGGCGACGGCGTGGCCGACGTGCTCTACGGCAAGCGCGCCTTCACCGGACAGCTCCCGGTCACCTGGCCGAAGTCCGAGGACCAGCTGCCGATCAACGTCGGGGACGCGGCCTACGACCCGCAGTTCCCCTACGGCTGGGGCCTGACCACCCTGAAGAAGCCCCCGGCCGGCGGCGAGCTGACCCTCACGGCCCTCGCCGTCGCCGCCCGGGTCGCCGAGAAGGCGAAGCTGGGGAAGACCCCGGCGGGCAGGGCGATCGTGGACCGGGCCCGGCTGCTCGTCCAGCAGAAGATCGGCGGAACGTTCGGCCAGGCGGTCGCCAAGCCCTTCGCGGAGGCGGACCACCTGCTGCTCACGGGGGACCTGACGGGCGCGGTCGCCAAGCTCCGCACGGCGTACCGAGCCGCGTAG